CTTGTTTCTAGCTTCTCTGTCCGCTTGTTTTTTTGCAGCTAACGCCTCTTTTTTAGCTTGATTTTGTTTTTGTTTTTCAGTGAGTTCTTTTTTAGCAGGCGCTGCTTTCTTCTTTTTTAAATTATCTGCTTTTCTATTTCTATTAATTGTGTTTAAAATGAGGTCGCTAATATCGTATTTTTTATTGGAATATAGCATAATTAAGTCACTGGATTTATCAAGGACAAAATCGTATTTTTTTCTCGCAGAAATGCTCTGAATAGCATTGTAAACCTGATCTTGTATGGGTTTTACCAATTGTTTTCTCAATAAGAACATATCTCCTTTAGGACCAAAATACAAAGATTCCAATCTTCTTAATTCTTCTTGTTTTAATGTAATCTCCTCCTCTTTTTCCAAAATAAGGTCTTTGGTTAAAATGGCTTTTTCATCGGCAATATCTGTTTTTAAAACTTCTATATGTCTTGCTAATTTGTCTAGTTTTGCCCTCCATTGTTTTACTTTAGCATCTAACGTATTTTGAGCTTCCAGATATTCGGGAACATTTTCTAAAATATACTCCATGTCTATGTAAGCAATTCTCTGAGGTTTCTGAGCAGACAGAAGTACTGAATTAAAGCCAATAAAGAGTAATAAAACTGTTTTTCTCATGTTACATAAAATTTAGAAAAAACCATGCCAAATAAATATAGAGACCCATATACCGTTTTTTTAAAATTGCCTGCCAATAATAAAATGAGTTTGCCATCCTGATTTGGTTGTTGTTCCGGGTAGAGGATCAAAACCATGAGCAAAATCAATACCTAACAAACCAAATGCCGGCATAAAAATTCTAATACCTATTCCTGCAGATCGTTTAACATCAAACGGATTAAAATTGCTAAAATTGTCATAAGAATTTCCTGCTTCTAAAAAACCAAGAGTATAAATGGAAGCAGCAGGCTTATCTGTTATAGAATATCGTAATTCTAACTGATACTTATTGTATATGGTACCTCCTTCTATGGATGATAAGCGGTTATTATCATATCCTCTGAGACCGATGGTTTCTCTTCCGTCTAATTGAAATTGAGCAATTCCGTCTCCGCCGACAAAATATCTTTCAAAAGGAGAATGGCCTAATCTGCTATTATAAAAACCCAAATACCCTAACTCGGTATTGGTATATAAAACCAGTTTTTTTGCCAGTTGTGTATACCATTTTCCTTTATACGAAAGTTTATAATATTCTAACCATTTGTATCTTTCTGCCGCACTTATATTATCATAATCTTTATTATTGACTAACGAATAAGGGAACGTAAGTTTTGCTCCTAAAGTAAATGTAGAACCCCTTGTTGGAAAGATCAAACTTGGGCCTGCACTATTTCTGGTCAAAGAAATACTGTATGACAAATTATTTAAATTTCCATTGTTCAGAATATCGGTACCTACCCTAAACCCATAATTATTTAATGAAAAGCTTTGATAACTAACCGTCTGAGAAAGTGTAAAAAAATCATCCGGCCACTGCAATCTTTTGGCTACACCAACGGATAGTCCTAAAATTCCCAAACTTCTGCTTCTATCTACATCAAATGTTCTCGGGTTTAACTGAAATTGATTAGAAGAATAAATAGATATACTTAATGATTGAGGTCTTTTTCCTCCAAACCAGGGCTCTGTAAATGAAAGGCTATAGGTGTTAAAAGTCCTACTCGCTTGGAGCCTTAAAGCTAAACTTTGGCCATCTCCGGAAGGTAGCGGTTTATAAGCTTCTTTGTTAAATATGTTTCTTATGGAGAAATTATTAAAAGACAGGCCTAATGTGCCGATAAAAGATCCTCCGCCATACCCCCCTTGTAATTCGATTTGGCTACCTCCTTTTTCTACTACGGAAAACTCAATATCTGCAGTTTTATTTTGGTAATCCGGCTTTACATCAGGAGTTACATTCGTATCAAAAAAACCTAACTGGCCTAGCTCTCGAATAGATCGAATGATTTCACTTCTTCTAAACAAATCTCCGGGTTTTACTCTAAGCTCTCTAAAAATTACATGATCATTTGTTTTATCGTTACCAACAACAGTTACTTTTTTAATAGTGGCTTGTTCATCCTCTCTTATTCTGATTTCAATAGTAATAGAGTCGTTTTTTACTTTGGTTTCTACGGCATTTACACTTGAAA
This window of the Flavobacteriaceae bacterium genome carries:
- a CDS encoding OmpH family outer membrane protein, translating into MRKTVLLLFIGFNSVLLSAQKPQRIAYIDMEYILENVPEYLEAQNTLDAKVKQWRAKLDKLARHIEVLKTDIADEKAILTKDLILEKEEEITLKQEELRRLESLYFGPKGDMFLLRKQLVKPIQDQVYNAIQSISARKKYDFVLDKSSDLIMLYSNKKYDISDLILNTINRNRKADNLKKKKAAPAKKELTEKQKQNQAKKEALAAKKQADREARNKKIEETRKAKLLERERKRKLLREKKEAIKRKNDSIKKAKKNKN
- the bamA gene encoding outer membrane protein assembly factor BamA, which encodes MEKQASKFRYLKNSLFIILLIILATNLSIKAQSVKDSIPAGATDIGKVSFEKGKEYILGGFSVTGLQKFSEPTVKVFTGLREGQVIKLPGDKLTSAVKKLYESKQFSNVDVYLAKIDGNTVYLQFDVRELPQLNKITFSGLRKSKIKTLATETDLKTGAMVTDNLIVTSKNFIRKKFADKGFLKTKVSINTKRDSSDINTVNMSVFIDRGKRIKIKNIDFKGNKALSASKLQGVMKNTRRRFPGRFWKRSKYIEEKYQEDLESILDKYSRLGYRDARILSDKLTWNDDNTINLEIELEEGRQYRFGDIIYVGNKYYTDEQLNTILKIQKGDIYNGSVLKERISGDGTPTSVDIQTQYQDEGFLFSSVNAVETKVKNDSITIEIRIREDEQATIKKVTVVGNDKTNDHVIFRELRVKPGDLFRRSEIIRSIRELGQLGFFDTNVTPDVKPDYQNKTADIEFSVVEKGGSQIELQGGYGGGSFIGTLGLSFNNFSIRNIFNKEAYKPLPSGDGQSLALRLQASRTFNTYSLSFTEPWFGGKRPQSLSISIYSSNQFQLNPRTFDVDRSRSLGILGLSVGVAKRLQWPDDFFTLSQTVSYQSFSLNNYGFRVGTDILNNGNLNNLSYSISLTRNSAGPSLIFPTRGSTFTLGAKLTFPYSLVNNKDYDNISAAERYKWLEYYKLSYKGKWYTQLAKKLVLYTNTELGYLGFYNSRLGHSPFERYFVGGDGIAQFQLDGRETIGLRGYDNNRLSSIEGGTIYNKYQLELRYSITDKPAASIYTLGFLEAGNSYDNFSNFNPFDVKRSAGIGIRIFMPAFGLLGIDFAHGFDPLPGTTTKSGWQTHFIIGRQF